The Euphorbia lathyris chromosome 2, ddEupLath1.1, whole genome shotgun sequence genome includes a window with the following:
- the LOC136218748 gene encoding uncharacterized protein isoform X1, with the protein MSVERSFEAWEEVQRQGHDLADRLAQGFTGLIQSHISHPPAFPWPSPQQSKLFDLEFPGHNFSKRDFGVLTDNSGIDGVSAIFDIGNRIGQAGADFGAGLNGLVEQFFRRLPVPFRQEEASGMEVRIGSGRSDVGMSVEGELGLVTERLRDFGFVENGGGAVLDGSSNEETVGFNLKSVGHLGKPQGVMNITSTFDSRTQNIESSLVARGDLWRVEASNGSSTSGNDNSSLFLIQLGPVLFVRDSTLLLPVHLSKQHLLWYGYDRKNGMHSLCPAIWSKHRRWLLMSMLCLNPLACSFVDLQFPNGQFTYVAGEGLTTSAFLPVCGGLLQAQGQYPGEMRFSFSHKNKWGTRITPMVQWPDKSFTLGFSQALAWQRSGLMVRPTVQFSLCPTFGGSNPGSRAELIHSVNEQLNLICGCAFTAQPSVFASLSLGRSKWNGNVGSSGIVVRVDSPLSDVGRPSLSLQINSGIEF; encoded by the exons ATGTCGGTTGAAAGGTCGTTCGAAGCATGGGAGGAGGTGCAGCGGCAAGGCCATGACCTCGCGGATCGGCTGGCGCAGGGGTTTACAGGCCTTATCCAATCCCATATAAGTCACCCACCAGCCTTTCCTTGGCCTAGTCCTCAGCAATCGAAGCTTTTTGATTTGGAATTTCCAGGCCACAATTTCAGCAAAAGGGATTTTGGAGTTTTAACTGATAATTCTGGGATAGATGGGGTTTCTGCAATTTTTGATATTGGGAACAGGATTGGTCAAGCCGGGGCAGATTTTGGGGCGGGCTTGAATGGGTTGGTAGAGCAGTTCTTTAGACGGTTGCCAGTGCCATTTAGGCAGGAGGAGGCTTCAGGGATGGAGGTGAGGATCGGCAGTGGAAGGAGTGATGTGGGGATGAGTGTGGAGGGGGAGTTGGGATTGGTGACTGAGAGGTTGAGGGATTTTGGATTTGTGGAGAATGGTGGTGGTGCAGTGCTGGATGGTTCATCGAATGAAGAAACTGTCGGCTTTAATTTGAAGTCTGTAGGGCATCTTGGTAAACCGCAG GGTGTCATGAATATTACATCAACTTTTGACAGTAGAACTCAAAATATAGAGAGTTCTTTGGTTGCTAGGGGAGATCTATGGAGAGTTGAGGCATCAAATGGCAGTTCCACATCAGGAAATGATAATTCTTCTCTCTTCCTCATCCAGCTTGGTCCTGTTCTATTTGTTCGTGATTCAACACTTCTTCTTCCTGTTCATTTGTCAAAGCAACACTTGCTTTGGTATGGATATGATAGGAAG AATGGCATGCATTCTCTTTGTCCAGCTATATGGTCAAAGCATAGAAGATGGTTACTTATGTCAATGCTCTGTCTCAATCCTTTGGCCTGT TCATTTGTGGATTTGCAGTTTCCAAATGGTCAGTTTACTTACGTGGCGGGTGAGGGGCTAACTACGAGTGCTTTTCTACCTGTGTGTGGGGGCCTTCTCCAAGCACAGGGTCAATATCCAGGGGAAATGAGATTTAGCTTTTCCCATAAG AACAAGTGGGGTACACGCATCACACCAATGGTACAATGGCCTGACAaatcatttacattaggtttttCACAAGCCTTAGCGTGGCAGAGATCTGGCCTAATGGTGAGGCCTACGGTACAGTTCAG TTTGTGCCCCACTTTTGGTGGAAGCAATCCTGGGTCGCGGGCAGAGCTTATTCATTCAGTGAATGAGCAACTGAATTTGATCTGCGGCTGTGCATTTACGGCACAGCCTTCCGTATTTGCATCCCTGTCT TTAGGACGTTCAAAGTGGAATGGGAATGTAGGGAGCTCAGGGATCGTTGTTAGAGTGGATAGCCCACTTTCAGATGTTGGCAGACCATCTCTCTCTCTTCAGATAAATAGTGGCATTGAGTTTTGA
- the LOC136218748 gene encoding uncharacterized protein isoform X2, with translation MSVERSFEAWEEVQRQGHDLADRLAQGFTGLIQSHISHPPAFPWPSPQQSKLFDLEFPGHNFSKRDFGVLTDNSGIDGVSAIFDIGNRIGQAGADFGAGLNGLVEQFFRRLPVPFRQEEASGMEVRIGSGRSDVGMSVEGELGLVTERLRDFGFVENGGGAVLDGSSNEETVGFNLKSVGHLGKPQGVMNITSTFDSRTQNIESSLVARGDLWRVEASNGSSTSGNDNSSLFLIQLGPVLFVRDSTLLLPVHLSKQHLLWYGYDRKNGMHSLCPAIWSKHRRWLLMSMLCLNPLACSFVDLQFPNGQFTYVAGEGLTTSAFLPVCGGLLQAQGQYPGEMRFSFSHKNKWGTRITPMVQWPDKSFTLGFSQALAWQRSGLMVRPTVQFS, from the exons ATGTCGGTTGAAAGGTCGTTCGAAGCATGGGAGGAGGTGCAGCGGCAAGGCCATGACCTCGCGGATCGGCTGGCGCAGGGGTTTACAGGCCTTATCCAATCCCATATAAGTCACCCACCAGCCTTTCCTTGGCCTAGTCCTCAGCAATCGAAGCTTTTTGATTTGGAATTTCCAGGCCACAATTTCAGCAAAAGGGATTTTGGAGTTTTAACTGATAATTCTGGGATAGATGGGGTTTCTGCAATTTTTGATATTGGGAACAGGATTGGTCAAGCCGGGGCAGATTTTGGGGCGGGCTTGAATGGGTTGGTAGAGCAGTTCTTTAGACGGTTGCCAGTGCCATTTAGGCAGGAGGAGGCTTCAGGGATGGAGGTGAGGATCGGCAGTGGAAGGAGTGATGTGGGGATGAGTGTGGAGGGGGAGTTGGGATTGGTGACTGAGAGGTTGAGGGATTTTGGATTTGTGGAGAATGGTGGTGGTGCAGTGCTGGATGGTTCATCGAATGAAGAAACTGTCGGCTTTAATTTGAAGTCTGTAGGGCATCTTGGTAAACCGCAG GGTGTCATGAATATTACATCAACTTTTGACAGTAGAACTCAAAATATAGAGAGTTCTTTGGTTGCTAGGGGAGATCTATGGAGAGTTGAGGCATCAAATGGCAGTTCCACATCAGGAAATGATAATTCTTCTCTCTTCCTCATCCAGCTTGGTCCTGTTCTATTTGTTCGTGATTCAACACTTCTTCTTCCTGTTCATTTGTCAAAGCAACACTTGCTTTGGTATGGATATGATAGGAAG AATGGCATGCATTCTCTTTGTCCAGCTATATGGTCAAAGCATAGAAGATGGTTACTTATGTCAATGCTCTGTCTCAATCCTTTGGCCTGT TCATTTGTGGATTTGCAGTTTCCAAATGGTCAGTTTACTTACGTGGCGGGTGAGGGGCTAACTACGAGTGCTTTTCTACCTGTGTGTGGGGGCCTTCTCCAAGCACAGGGTCAATATCCAGGGGAAATGAGATTTAGCTTTTCCCATAAG AACAAGTGGGGTACACGCATCACACCAATGGTACAATGGCCTGACAaatcatttacattaggtttttCACAAGCCTTAGCGTGGCAGAGATCTGGCCTAATGGTGAGGCCTACGGTACAGTTCAG TTAG